From one uncultured Bacteroides sp. genomic stretch:
- a CDS encoding SEC-C domain-containing protein: MRDHELTLTEMLAKNAQKDIVRNANLLKISVSKYEKKTKAAKLVADFILNEPLALLRHLPEKDVLKLQRMVHSPNNEVPINSLSHQNDCIARIGLSDFNYTEERNIEFIYSDLAEALTPVIDDYVNAREERAATQQHEQLILGLLNLYGMLTLRQLVDLFKEYDTQTSEFELFETMYNSYLLHSTEVKAPNGFVYVSPFMEDIDSAMKKMKDLKLTMAEFTLDEVIAAGDSEFPMPPSSIFIKEYYSILYCIYPTKEEMDQWVSFIWTGDNYITDFGKIISLIFFPKPEPDQPKLDKEQIKFSNSYLRATLSLIAFLPKWRLKGHSPYEIYQKKISHLPPEISLEAPCPCGSGKKYKNCCGNN, from the coding sequence ATGAGAGACCATGAACTCACATTGACTGAAATGTTGGCTAAAAACGCCCAAAAGGATATTGTACGCAACGCTAATTTACTCAAAATCAGTGTCAGTAAGTATGAAAAAAAAACAAAGGCAGCCAAATTGGTTGCCGATTTTATTCTCAACGAACCGTTGGCGCTGTTACGTCATCTGCCCGAAAAAGACGTGCTGAAACTGCAAAGGATGGTTCACTCACCCAATAACGAGGTACCGATCAACTCTTTGTCACATCAAAATGATTGCATAGCACGGATAGGGCTGAGTGATTTTAACTATACTGAAGAAAGAAACATCGAATTTATTTACTCGGATTTGGCAGAGGCTCTGACTCCGGTTATCGATGACTATGTAAATGCCCGCGAAGAACGCGCCGCCACACAACAGCACGAACAACTCATACTGGGATTGCTTAATTTATACGGCATGCTGACTTTGAGACAATTAGTCGATTTGTTCAAAGAATACGATACTCAAACCTCTGAGTTCGAATTGTTTGAAACAATGTACAATTCCTATCTGCTGCACAGCACAGAGGTAAAAGCCCCTAATGGATTCGTTTACGTTTCTCCTTTCATGGAAGATATCGATTCTGCCATGAAGAAGATGAAGGATTTAAAGTTGACTATGGCCGAATTTACATTAGATGAGGTGATAGCTGCCGGTGATTCCGAATTCCCAATGCCCCCCTCTTCAATCTTTATAAAAGAGTATTACAGCATTCTATACTGCATATACCCTACAAAAGAAGAGATGGATCAATGGGTCAGCTTCATCTGGACAGGAGATAATTACATCACGGATTTCGGTAAAATTATTTCTCTGATATTTTTCCCAAAGCCGGAACCCGACCAACCGAAACTGGATAAAGAACAGATTAAATTTAGCAATAGTTATCTCAGAGCCACCCTGAGCTTAATAGCCTTTTTGCCTAAATGGCGATTAAAAGGACATTCACCATACGAAATCTACCAGAAGAAGATAAGCCATCTGCCACCGGAGATAAGCCTGGAAGCCCCATGTCCGTGCGGAAGCGGCAAAAAGTATAAGAACTGCTGCGGAAACAATTGA
- a CDS encoding DHA2 family efflux MFS transporter permease subunit, translated as MIGTFMAVLDSTIVNVALPKIMTSFGVGIDKIEWVSTAYMLAMAVMLPTSGWMADKFGYKRMYFLGLLFFTFGSLLCGMSGNEDVLIFSRVVQGFGAGAIQPLGMAIITREFPIKQRGIALGFWAIAAAASVSFGPLIGGYLVDNFSWQLIFDVNVPIGVMGMAATVIIQSEYKNKLMRKFDMVGFISVVIFLPLLLYALSQGNTATNSEGWTAPYILGCLAISFIAMVVFITQELIVDEPLLDLRLLANRNFGISSLIMLLFSIGMFGSTFLLPLYLQNSLGYTALQAGAVFLPVGIIQGAMSPTSGFLANKINPKWIILAGVFLLTFSFYLNSSFSFLTERPYIMLGLYFRGFAMGIIFTPLSTISLSQISRDKMAQASGVTNTIRQIGGSLGVAILTTVLTTRVTYHSQIYNEALQANSSAYKQVTSGLQHFAQKQVGSSPAVAAQQGKVILISHIDQQAYIEGVDDDFLLVAIVTLIGGLPALAFRKRKKNE; from the coding sequence ATGATTGGCACATTCATGGCCGTGCTCGACTCGACCATTGTAAATGTGGCTTTGCCTAAAATCATGACTTCGTTTGGAGTAGGCATTGACAAAATAGAATGGGTATCTACAGCCTATATGCTTGCCATGGCTGTAATGCTGCCTACTTCGGGCTGGATGGCCGATAAATTCGGCTACAAACGCATGTATTTTCTCGGTTTACTATTTTTTACCTTCGGGTCTTTGCTTTGCGGTATGTCCGGAAATGAAGATGTATTAATCTTCTCCAGAGTTGTTCAAGGCTTTGGTGCAGGGGCTATTCAACCTTTGGGTATGGCTATTATCACCAGGGAATTTCCGATTAAACAAAGAGGAATTGCATTAGGATTTTGGGCTATCGCCGCCGCCGCATCCGTTTCGTTCGGTCCGCTTATCGGAGGATATCTGGTTGATAACTTCAGCTGGCAATTAATTTTTGACGTAAATGTCCCTATCGGTGTCATGGGCATGGCGGCAACGGTTATAATACAAAGTGAGTATAAAAATAAGTTGATGCGAAAATTTGATATGGTGGGTTTCATTTCCGTAGTCATTTTTCTACCATTGCTTCTTTATGCCCTCTCACAAGGTAATACCGCAACAAATTCGGAGGGGTGGACTGCACCGTACATATTAGGTTGTCTGGCTATTTCCTTCATAGCAATGGTGGTGTTTATTACTCAGGAACTGATAGTCGATGAGCCTTTACTGGATTTGCGCTTACTGGCCAACCGAAACTTCGGCATTAGCTCCCTCATCATGCTTTTGTTCAGTATCGGTATGTTCGGCAGTACATTTCTGCTACCACTTTATCTACAGAATTCGTTAGGTTATACAGCCCTGCAGGCAGGAGCCGTATTTCTTCCCGTAGGTATTATCCAGGGAGCCATGTCGCCAACCTCAGGATTTCTGGCAAATAAGATAAATCCTAAATGGATCATTCTTGCGGGAGTTTTCCTGTTAACGTTTAGTTTCTACCTAAACTCATCCTTTTCATTTCTCACAGAGCGGCCTTATATCATGTTAGGACTCTATTTTCGCGGATTTGCCATGGGTATTATTTTTACTCCCCTGAGCACCATTTCATTATCACAGATTTCCCGTGATAAAATGGCTCAGGCATCGGGCGTAACCAATACGATCCGGCAGATAGGAGGAAGTCTGGGAGTGGCCATACTGACTACTGTGCTCACCACCAGAGTTACCTACCACAGCCAGATTTACAACGAAGCATTACAAGCTAATTCATCCGCTTACAAACAAGTGACAAGCGGATTGCAACACTTCGCCCAAAAGCAAGTGGGCAGCTCGCCTGCAGTAGCAGCACAGCAAGGCAAAGTGATACTGATTTCGCACATTGACCAACAAGCCTATATAGAGGGTGTAGACGATGATTTTCTATTAGTAGCCATCGTTACACTTATCGGAGGCCTGCCGGCACTTGCTTTTCGCAAAAGAAAGAAAAACGAATAA
- a CDS encoding TolC family protein, protein MNKEIVKIAFILFALSSGYSTPVAAQQPADSLSFQQVMKQVIDNHPSVKEAQEALNAATSQIALAKSAYLPTLDFNASYTRLGPVATIDFPGMGTFLFNPYNNYDAEIDVNQTIYDFGKTTSAVQVEKKKKELNVISIDKAKQSLSLLVTNNYYTLVYLQSAIDIKDEELRNLQSHLESTEKKNNTGSATKYEILTTQVKISTIESQKYDLEAAIRNQLSILNTLLGLPEDTPHRVMNVLSMETVAPEETSVAYAIEHREEMKLAREQTELEHLNYSAIKSANNPEINAFASAGFKNGYAPDLNELRGNYLVGIGVKVPLFDAKKTKNHLQISKSNLISSQLETEVLRRKIVNEVVESQSGIDASKKKVAQFELQLTHALQAYELAKISYKSGVITNLDLLDSETAVAESRLQLLKSRLDQQICILKLKIATGNHIY, encoded by the coding sequence ATGAACAAAGAAATAGTCAAAATAGCTTTCATTTTATTTGCACTGAGCAGCGGGTATAGCACTCCCGTTGCCGCTCAGCAGCCAGCCGATTCATTATCCTTTCAGCAGGTAATGAAACAAGTAATAGACAATCACCCTTCCGTGAAAGAAGCTCAGGAAGCTCTTAACGCAGCTACGAGCCAAATTGCACTGGCTAAATCGGCCTACCTGCCCACATTAGACTTTAATGCATCATATACCCGCCTGGGCCCTGTGGCCACAATAGATTTTCCGGGCATGGGAACTTTCTTGTTTAACCCGTATAATAATTATGATGCGGAAATAGACGTGAATCAAACAATTTATGATTTCGGAAAAACAACCAGTGCCGTCCAGGTAGAGAAAAAGAAAAAAGAGCTCAATGTTATATCTATTGATAAAGCAAAACAATCTCTTTCGCTGCTTGTCACAAATAACTATTATACGCTGGTTTATCTTCAGAGTGCCATTGATATTAAAGATGAAGAACTACGCAACCTCCAGAGTCATTTAGAATCTACCGAGAAGAAGAACAATACCGGTTCTGCCACCAAGTACGAGATACTAACCACACAAGTAAAAATATCTACCATAGAGAGTCAAAAATACGATTTGGAAGCAGCCATCCGCAATCAGTTATCCATATTGAACACTCTATTGGGACTACCCGAAGATACGCCCCACCGGGTAATGAACGTATTGTCTATGGAAACCGTTGCTCCGGAAGAAACCTCTGTGGCTTACGCCATTGAGCATCGCGAAGAGATGAAACTGGCCAGAGAGCAAACCGAACTGGAACATTTAAATTATTCGGCTATTAAATCGGCCAATAATCCTGAAATAAATGCCTTCGCTTCGGCCGGATTCAAAAATGGATATGCGCCCGATTTGAATGAATTAAGGGGTAATTACCTCGTAGGTATAGGGGTTAAAGTACCGCTGTTTGATGCTAAGAAAACCAAAAACCACTTACAAATATCCAAATCAAACCTGATTAGTTCGCAGCTCGAAACAGAGGTACTTCGCCGTAAGATAGTGAATGAAGTGGTGGAATCACAGTCGGGTATTGATGCTTCAAAGAAGAAAGTAGCCCAATTTGAATTGCAGCTCACACACGCCCTGCAAGCATACGAACTGGCTAAAATAAGCTACAAAAGCGGAGTCATCACCAACCTAGATTTGCTGGATTCGGAAACAGCTGTTGCCGAAAGCCGACTTCAGTTGCTCAAATCAAGACTTGATCAACAAATCTGTATATTGAAATTAAAGATCGCTACAGGCAATCATATTTATTAA
- a CDS encoding AraC family transcriptional regulator, whose translation MTILKEYKKPQILYSCYFTRSKEGENFVPEHIFSYQVSGELTVNDGVQTYRFREGDFRFSRRNCLSKFMKEPPEGGQFKSISLFLDQAILKEIANEMNYKAGRVTRNESVVSLDPHPLYKSFMESLIVYLDLKQEHNEELFTFKIKEAIYLLLKVNPELKDVLFDFSEPGKIDLEAYMNQNFYFNVHLNRFAYLTGRSLATFKRDFQKIFNDTPSHWLQQKRLQEAYYLIKEKGKVPSDVYLEVGFENLSHFSTSFKRLFGYPPSKLSVNL comes from the coding sequence ATGACTATACTCAAAGAATATAAAAAACCGCAAATACTTTATTCCTGCTACTTTACCCGTAGCAAGGAGGGTGAAAACTTTGTGCCCGAACACATCTTCAGCTATCAGGTTTCCGGGGAGTTGACTGTTAACGACGGCGTACAAACCTATCGGTTTCGTGAAGGTGATTTCCGTTTTAGCAGAAGAAACTGCTTATCTAAATTCATGAAAGAACCTCCCGAAGGCGGTCAGTTTAAATCGATTTCACTTTTTCTCGATCAGGCTATATTAAAGGAGATTGCCAACGAGATGAATTACAAGGCCGGCAGGGTGACCCGAAATGAAAGTGTCGTTTCGCTCGATCCGCATCCACTTTATAAGAGCTTTATGGAGTCGTTAATTGTTTACCTTGATTTGAAGCAGGAACATAACGAAGAGCTTTTTACTTTTAAAATAAAGGAGGCCATTTATTTATTGTTAAAAGTTAATCCCGAATTAAAAGATGTTCTATTTGATTTCAGCGAACCGGGTAAAATAGATCTGGAGGCTTATATGAATCAGAATTTCTATTTCAATGTGCATCTGAATCGTTTTGCCTACCTCACGGGAAGAAGTCTGGCTACTTTTAAAAGAGATTTTCAAAAGATCTTTAATGATACGCCCAGCCATTGGTTGCAGCAAAAAAGGTTGCAAGAGGCATACTACTTAATCAAGGAAAAAGGAAAAGTCCCTTCCGATGTATATCTGGAAGTCGGGTTCGAGAACCTGTCTCATTTTTCTACCTCTTTTAAGAGACTTTTCGGATATCCTCCTTCTAAGTTAAGTGTGAACTTATAA
- a CDS encoding HlyD family secretion protein — translation MKKENGKKGIKAYIPLIVVIIIVLGGGWYWYHEYTKYVSTDDAHIDSDNYAVSSKILGRINHIYFEEGDTVKEGALLAELDSTELHAQKLQAMASLEQSKAAQLQSEAKLAYDEESIKVLEVGLAKAQEDYARAKEQYKGDVIAKEQYDHLQKAWEIAKAQLNAAKTQLQVSHAQVGSSMAAIATTEAQIKVISTQLSNTHLHAPINGVVAKKWLLDGDVTQPGQTVLTITNTHKLWVEVYLEETKMAGLHLGQKAKLEIDAYPDVTFTGRITQLSSNTASQFSLIPPNNAAGNFTKVTQRVPLKISIDGTEENSPLSKYNLLAGMSVVVKIIKD, via the coding sequence ATGAAAAAAGAAAATGGGAAAAAAGGAATTAAAGCGTATATTCCTTTGATTGTGGTTATTATTATTGTTTTGGGTGGTGGCTGGTATTGGTATCATGAATATACCAAATATGTATCGACAGATGATGCCCATATAGATTCGGATAATTATGCGGTAAGTTCTAAAATACTGGGGCGCATTAATCACATTTATTTTGAGGAAGGAGACACTGTTAAAGAAGGAGCTTTGCTTGCCGAACTGGACAGTACGGAACTGCATGCGCAAAAGTTGCAGGCCATGGCCAGTTTAGAACAATCTAAGGCTGCACAACTGCAATCGGAAGCCAAACTGGCATACGATGAAGAGAGTATAAAAGTATTGGAAGTTGGTTTGGCCAAAGCACAGGAAGACTATGCCCGTGCCAAAGAGCAGTACAAAGGAGACGTAATAGCCAAAGAGCAGTACGACCATCTACAAAAAGCCTGGGAGATAGCCAAGGCCCAACTCAATGCCGCCAAAACGCAATTGCAGGTATCTCACGCACAGGTCGGTTCTTCAATGGCTGCCATAGCAACAACAGAAGCCCAGATTAAAGTTATTTCAACTCAACTGAGCAATACCCATTTACATGCACCCATTAATGGGGTTGTTGCTAAAAAATGGTTGTTAGACGGTGATGTAACGCAACCCGGACAAACAGTACTGACCATTACCAACACGCATAAATTATGGGTGGAAGTGTATCTGGAAGAGACTAAAATGGCCGGATTGCACCTTGGCCAAAAGGCTAAGTTAGAGATAGATGCTTACCCGGACGTTACGTTTACAGGCAGAATCACTCAACTCAGTTCGAACACGGCCTCTCAGTTTTCATTAATTCCCCCCAACAATGCTGCGGGAAATTTCACCAAAGTAACACAGCGTGTACCGCTGAAAATATCCATTGACGGAACAGAAGAGAACTCGCCCCTAAGCAAATATAACCTTTTGGCAGGAATGTCTGTTGTCGTAAAAATAATCAAGGATTAA